The Microbacterium limosum genome contains a region encoding:
- a CDS encoding DUF3566 domain-containing protein yields MSSVADKLAKKSSRQTSAKQVRLRLVYIDFWSAVKLSFLASVALAIVTVVSFFLIYMVVQTTGLIARVDEFFRSFSENGVSITEFVGLPQVMAFAAVVAILNLIVVTVLGAVVAGIYNLAVKVTGGLLVGFTSN; encoded by the coding sequence ATGAGTAGTGTCGCCGACAAGCTGGCCAAGAAGTCCAGCCGGCAGACCAGTGCCAAGCAGGTGCGCCTGCGGCTGGTCTACATCGACTTCTGGTCGGCCGTGAAGCTGTCGTTCCTCGCGTCGGTCGCGCTGGCGATCGTGACCGTCGTGTCGTTCTTCCTGATCTACATGGTCGTGCAGACGACCGGACTGATCGCGCGGGTCGACGAGTTCTTCCGCAGCTTCTCGGAGAACGGCGTCTCGATCACCGAGTTCGTGGGCCTGCCCCAGGTGATGGCCTTCGCCGCGGTCGTCGCGATCCTCAACCTCATCGTCGTGACGGTGCTCGGTGCCGTCGTCGCGGGCATCTACAACCTCGCCGTCAAGGTGACGGGTGGACTGCTCGTCGGCTTCACGTCCAACTGA
- a CDS encoding VIT family protein — MTGPSRAHPGEAHGGAIGRRLNWLRAGVLGANDGIVSVAALVVGVAGATTDSAALLTAGAAGLVGGAISMALGEYVSVSSQRDSERALIAKESRELRDMPEEELEELAGLYRARGLSDDTAERVARELTAHDALSAHLEVELGIDQGDLVSPWQAAFSSAIAFTVGALLPLLAILVPPPDWRAPVTFAAVLIALALTGVVSARLGGTGPLRASIRLVIGGALALATTFLIGSLLGTTVMV; from the coding sequence ATGACAGGCCCCTCACGCGCGCATCCCGGCGAAGCGCACGGCGGCGCGATCGGGCGCCGGCTCAACTGGCTGCGAGCCGGCGTGCTCGGCGCCAACGACGGCATCGTCTCGGTTGCCGCTCTCGTCGTCGGCGTGGCGGGCGCAACGACCGACAGCGCGGCGCTGCTGACGGCGGGTGCGGCCGGCCTGGTCGGCGGGGCGATCTCGATGGCTCTCGGCGAGTACGTGTCGGTGAGCAGTCAGCGCGACAGCGAGCGCGCGCTCATCGCCAAGGAGAGCCGGGAGCTGCGGGACATGCCGGAGGAGGAGCTCGAGGAGCTCGCCGGCCTCTATCGCGCGCGAGGCCTCTCCGACGACACCGCCGAGCGGGTGGCACGGGAGCTGACCGCCCACGACGCGCTGTCGGCCCACCTGGAAGTGGAGCTCGGAATCGACCAGGGCGATCTGGTCAGCCCGTGGCAGGCGGCCTTCTCGTCCGCGATCGCGTTCACCGTCGGCGCTCTTCTGCCGCTGCTCGCGATCCTGGTGCCCCCGCCGGACTGGCGGGCACCCGTGACGTTCGCCGCGGTGCTCATCGCGCTCGCCCTGACGGGCGTCGTGTCGGCACGACTCGGGGGCACGGGGCCGCTGCGGGCGTCGATCCGGCTGGTGATCGGCGGGGCGCTGGCCCTCGCCACGACCTTCCTGATCGGCTCCCTGCTGGGAACGACCGTGATGGTGTGA